One region of Eupeodes corollae chromosome 1, idEupCoro1.1, whole genome shotgun sequence genomic DNA includes:
- the LOC129942739 gene encoding uncharacterized protein LOC129942739 — translation MPRKQGSKNPTGKLHSKWANSKIRIKFVKRTKPSSTTSTSHKEGNTSDSDKDNRDEDDELDQCIVWLANHVAPWETVLDNWKKTSNLRIKSLKNNDKSLGKLLKDWPRYNDELGYSLTFY, via the exons ATGCCAAGGAAGCAAGGCTCAAAAAATCCAACTGGAAAACTTCATTCCAAGTGGGCGAATAGTAAAATTCGCATTAAGTTTGTGAAGAGAACTAAGCCCAGCAGTACTACGTCCACATCCCACAAAGAAGGCAATACTTCCGACTCTGATAAAGACAATCGTGATGAAgacg atgAGTTAGACCAATGTATTGTCTGGTTAGCGAATCATGTTGCTCCATGGGAAACTGTCCTTGACAACTGGAAGAAGACAAGCAACCTTCGCATTAAATCTCTGAAGAATAATGACAAATCATTAGGCAAATTGCTTAAGGATTGGCCGCGTTACAACGATGAATTAGGATATTCGTTG
- the LOC129942730 gene encoding uncharacterized protein LOC129942730, with protein MSENNEENMIYQFVYTTGDSAIEGLLSEWGLCENSIALLHAQGVDQNILCKMERHDIEVLFSKVNLDFREYILFKDGLLNWRISQGKPLSGPSLVDRDTLSMSKSVTSWLDNLNQSSSPLTSSSETLNLIDVLNIESVLQKTIKGQIIIEFYKKNNILDNKCQKDLVQCIVDECLNKRVVLNYKLMQQISESIVRLSNGEKGMYNFLLAINNVL; from the exons ATGTCGGAAAACAATGAAGAAAATATGATATatcaatttgtttatacaaCTGGCGATAGTGCAATCGAAGGCCTTCTTTCTGAATGGGGTCTATGTGAAAATTCGATTGCACTGCTTCATGCGCAAGGAGTCGATCAAAATATACTCTGCAAAATGGAGCGTCATGATATTGAAGTACTTTTTTCAAAGGTTAATTTAGATTTTCgggaatatattttgtttaaagacgGATTGTTAAATTGGCGCATTTCACAg GGCAAACCGTTGTCAGGACCAAGTTTAGTTGATCGAGACACACTCTCAATGTCCAAATCTGTTACAAGTTGGCTGGATAATTTAAACCAGTCTTCATCACCCTTAACTTCTTCTTCTGAAACACTGAATCTCATAGAtgtactgaatatcgaaagtgTGTTACAAAAAACGATAAAGGGGCAGATCATAATTGagttttacaagaaaaataacatcttggataataaatgtcaaaaggaCTTGGTCCAATGCATAGTAGACGAGTGCCTAAACAAGAGAGTTGtcttaaattacaaattaatgcAACAAATTTCAGAAAGTATTGTTAGACTTTCCAACGGAGAAAAAGgtatgtataattttttacttgcgataaACAACGTACTTTAG